A region from the Linepithema humile isolate Giens D197 chromosome 1, Lhum_UNIL_v1.0, whole genome shotgun sequence genome encodes:
- the LOC105673036 gene encoding uncharacterized protein: protein MLRRRLEGCTVKQLRKEALCYGLTPQKHRDTLINQLQTYLESIGPLRDENCEPFLGFTPSSARRQEFPVLGSEHEEDSHSHVSNHEEFIIASTHPQMDTRSNPPQWFTQFADLMRQQQEVQSAQQTQMMTQFAQMITTINSRGNDRRTAPQVTPSLAPHNSDSSSSASGRESGTVLATLPTAQAITLLASQIPSFSGSDEDNVELWVKKVERVAHIHGVADEVILLAVSGKLTKTARDWFDLNTGTINETWLSFKRAIQGRFKKTVPYHVAMQKAESRKWLSGKESFHEYAMHKLKLLQNLNLPEKEAINFLINGITNPALRGMALLLGAGSTDKFLELMHELIITYGDEYKRSPPPTKKFFKEKSNGSTTTIGKSAELPKDAFCVYCRTKGHMRADCFRLKKKEQAKQPSSSSSKTAVAVVEDSAEVSEDAPSSSSSVALISTHRQP, encoded by the exons ATGCTTCGACGTCGTCTCGAAGGTTGTACGGTGAAGCAACTCAGAAAAGAAGCACTGTGTTACGGGTTGACACCTCAAAAACATCGTGATACTTTGATCAACCAGTTACAAACGTATCTTGAGAGCATTGGGCCGCTCCGAGATGAGAATTGTGAACCATTTTTGGGTTTCACTCCGTCATCAGCTCGCAGACAAGAATTTCCAGTTCTCGGTTCGGAGCACGAAGAGGACTCCCATTCCCATGTGTCGAATCACGAAGAATTTATCATAGCATCTACTCATCCTCAGATGGACACTAGAAGCAATCCACCTCAATGGTTCACCCAGTTTGCTGATCTCATGCGTCAACAACAAGAAGTGCAAAGCGCACAGCAGACGCAGATGATGACTCAGTTCGCCCAAATGATTACCACGATCAATTCGAGAGGAAACGACAGACGTACAGCTCCTCAGGTAACGCCTAGTCTAGCTCCTCATAATTCTGATTCAAGTTCCAGCGCATCCGGCCGCGAGAGTGGTACAGTGTTAGCCACGCTTCCCACGGCACAAGCGATTACGCTTTTAGCGTCGCAGATTCCATCTTTCTCGGGCTCCGACGAGGATAACGTCGAGTTATGGGTGAAAAAAGTTGAGCGAGTTGCACACATACACGGTGTCGCAGACGAAGTAATTCTTCTTGCGGTCTCTGGAAAACTCACCAAAACGGCTCGTGATTGGTTTGACTTAAACACAGGCACAATCAACGAAACCTGGCTCAGCTTCAAAAGAGCGATTCAAGGAAGGTTCAAGAAAACTGTGCCGTATCACGTGGCAATGCAAAAGGCTGAAAGTCGTAAATGGTTATCCGGCAAAGAATCATTTCATGAGTATGCGATGCATAAACTTAAATTGTTACAGAACCTTAATCTTCCCGAGAAAGAAgccatcaattttttaataaatggaataaCCAATCCGGCGTTACGTGGCATGGCCTTACTTCTGGGCGCAGGATCAACggataaatttttggaacTGATGCATGAGCTGATAATCACATACGGTGATGAATACAAACGGTCGCCGCCTCCTACCAAGAAGTTTTTCAAGGAAAAATCTAATGGATCAACCACGACAATTGGAAAGTCTGCTGAATTACCGAAGGATGCTTTCTGCGTCTACTGTCGTACGAAGGGGCACATGAGAGCTGACTGCTTTCGGCTGAAGAAGAAGGAGCAGGCCAAGCAGCCTTCATCCAGTTCTTCAAAGACAGCGGTTGCGGTCGTCGAGGATTCTGCTGAGGTCTCCGAGGACGCTCCGTCTTCCAGCTCATCGGTTGCATTGATAAGTACACACAG GCAACCCTAA